In Bradysia coprophila strain Holo2 chromosome X unlocalized genomic scaffold, BU_Bcop_v1 contig_38, whole genome shotgun sequence, the following proteins share a genomic window:
- the LOC119069625 gene encoding vitellogenin-1-like — MKTIFKVTITILCFTSLLEAVAGYGAWEENRVYNYKLQAYTRNSDGGVLAHGRLTIYPLSEVLLIGRISLLEYSKVDRHLTEDNNLDLSRIDFDYQLPITKPFLIHLENGTIHSISVDSMMSRNQINQLKVIVSQFQLDTNAQYLFKSEDEHLPEEGNTTVFYKTMEQTFTGNCETLYNISTLSNNLVKSHPKWVPLPNLNERGDFIKVEKTRNFNSSNRYFAFYNNGQSDFQSRPDSDSHSDQMSAEGAEQRPNQMDEASSSITTHVVISRGLQTYTIQSSITTGHGDGFYDYLEITLESVEEQIQRMTRFEGMERLVNVGNLVYGTDTESGERLVTDLQNLQSKSNCLKAENARVEWSGCWTDFVSGPSICKKEFGPEWEYLDYDCCGFLCLGRKAKCRLSYPGCVATVCYSVFVPQDKLCNSQYGDNYPVTCDGFPDCTLGFWRARCCPSSYA, encoded by the exons ATGAAGACAATATTTAAAGTCACTATTACCATTTTGTGCTTCACATCGCTCc TTGAAGCTGTTGCTGGATACGGAGCTTGGGAGGAAAATCGAGTGTATAATTACAAATTACAAGCATACACACGGAACAGTGATGGTGGTGTGTTAGCTCACGGCCGTTTGACTATTTACCCACTGTCTGAAGTTCTGTTAATTGGACGAATCAGCCTATTAGAGTACAGCAAAGTCGATCGTCATTTAACGGAAGATAATAATTTAGATTTGAGTCGTATCGATTTCGATTACCAATTACCGATAACTAAACCATTCCTGATTCATTTGGAAAATGGtacaattcattcgatatcaGTCGATTCGATGATGTCCAGGAATCAAATCAATCAACTGAAAGTCATCGTCAGCCAATTCCAACTTGATACAAACgcacaatatttatttaagtCTGAGGACGAACACCTTCCCGAGGAAGGCAACACTACCGTTTTCTACAAGACAATGGAACAGACTTTTACAGGAAATTGTGAAACATTGTACAACATCTCAACACTGTCCAACAACTTAGTCAAATCACATCCTAAATGGGTTCCCTtgccaaatttgaacgaacGAGGTGATTTTATTAAAGTTGAAAAGACCAGAAACTTTAACAGTTCCAATCGTTATTTCGCATTCTACAACAATGGCCAAAGTGATTTCCAATCAAGGCCAGACTCAGATTCTCATTCTGACCAAATGAGTGCTGAAGGTGCTGAACAACGTCCAAATCAAATGGACGAGGCTTCCTCGTCTATCACGACACACGTAGTCATTTCGCGTGGCTTACAAACGTACACCATTCAATCATCGATTACAACTGGCCATGGTGACGGTTTTTATGATTACTTGGAAATTACATTAGAATCTGTGGAAGAACAAATCCAAAGAATGACAAGATTTGAAGGCATGGAAAGACTTGTTAATGTCGGAAACTTGGTATACGGAACCGATACAGAAAGTGGTGAGCGTCTAGTGACTGATCTGCAAAATCTTCAGTCAAAAAGCAATTGTTTAAAGGCAGAAA ATGCTCGAGTGGAATGGAGTGGTTGTTGGACTGATTTCGTTTCAGGGCCCAGTATATGCAAAAAGGAATTCGGTCCTGAGTGGGAATATCTCGACTACGATTGTTGTGGGTTCCTTTGTTTGGGTAGAAAGGCTAAGTGTAGATTAAGCT ATCCCGGTTGTGTGGCCACTGTTTGCTACTCCGTTTTTGTGCCGCAAGATAAATTATGTAACAGTCAATACGGAGATAACTACCCAGTTACATGTGATGGATTTCCAGACTGTACACTTGGATTTTGGCGTGCCAGATGCTGTCCAAGTTCATACGCATAG
- the LOC119069640 gene encoding vitellogenin-1-like, translating into MKTIFKVTITILCFTSLLEAVAGYGAWEENRVYNYKLQAYTRNSDGGVLAHGRLTIYPLSEVLLIGRISLLEYSKVDRHLTEDNNLDLSRIDFDDQLPITKPFLIHLENGTIHSISVDSMMSRNQINQLKVIVSQFQLDTNAQYLFKSEDEHLPEEGNTTVFYKTMEQTFTGNCETLYNISTLSNNLVKSHPKWVPLPNLNERGDFIKVEKTRNFNSSNRYFAFYNNGQSDFQSRPDSDSHSDQMSAEGAEQRPNQMDEASSSITTHVVISRDLQTYTIQSSITTGHGDGFYDYMEITLESVEEQIQRMTRFEGMERLVNVGNLVYGTDTESGERLVTDLQNRQSKSSCLKAENARVEWSGCWTDFVSGPSICKKEFGPEWEYLDYDCCGFLCLGRKAKCRLSYPGCVATVCYSVFVPQDKLCNSQYGDRYPVTCDGFPDCSLGFWRARCCPSSYA; encoded by the exons ATGAAGACAATATTTAAAGTCACTATTACCATTTTGTGCTTCACATCGCTCc TTGAAGCTGTTGCTGGATACGGAGCTTGGGAGGAAAATCGAGTGTATAATTACAAATTACAAGCATACACACGGAACAGTGATGGTGGTGTGTTAGCTCACGGCCGTTTGACTATTTACCCACTGTCTGAAGTTCTGTTAATTGGACGAATCAGCCTATTAGAGTACAGCAAAGTCGATCGTCATTTAACGGAAGATAATAATTTAGATTTGAGTCGTATCGATTTTGATGACCAATTACCAATAACTAAGCCATTCCTGATTCATTTGGAAAATGGtacaattcattcgatatcaGTCGATTCGATGATGTCCAGGAATCAAATCAATCAACTGAAAGTCATCGTCAGCCAATTCCAACTGGATACAAACgcacaatatttatttaagtCTGAGGACGAACACCTTCCCGAGGAAGGCAACACTACCGTTTTCTACAAGACAATGGAACAGACTTTTACAGGAAATTGTGAAACATTGTACAACATCTCAACACTGTCCAACAACTTAGTCAAATCACATCCTAAATGGGTTCCCTtgccaaatttgaacgaacgaggtgattttattaaagttgaaaaaaccaGAAACTTTAACAGTTCCAATCGTTATTTCGCATTCTACAACAATGGCCAAAGTGATTTCCAATCAAGGCCAGACTCAGATTCTCATTCTGACCAAATGAGTGCTGAAGGTGCTGAACAACGTCCAAATCAAATGGACGAGGCTTCCTCGTCTATCACGACACACGTAGTCATTTCGCGTGACTTACAAACGTACACCATTCAATCATCGATTACAACTGGCCATGGTGACGGTTTTTATGATTACATGGAAATTACATTAGAATCTGTGGAAGAACAAATCCAAAGAATGACAAGATTTGAAGGCATGGAAAGACTTGTTAATGTCGGAAACTTGGTATACGGAACCGATACAGAAAGTGGTGAGCGTCTAGTGACTGATCTGCAGAATCGTCAGTCAAAAAGCAGTTGTTTAAAGGCAGAAA ATGCTCGAGTGGAATGGAGTGGTTGTTGGACTGATTTCGTTTCAGGGCCCAGTATATGCAAAAAGGAATTCGGTCCTGAGTGGGAATATCTCGACTACGATTGTTGTGGGTTCCTTTGTTTGGGTAGAAAGGCTAAGTGTAGATTAAGCT ATCCCGGTTGTGTGGCCACTGTTTGCTACTCCGTTTTTGTGCCGCAAGATAAATTATGTAACAGTCAATACGGAGATAGATACCCAGTTACATGTGATGGATTTCCAGACTGTTCACTTGGATTTTGGCGTGCCAGATGCTGTCCAAGTTCATACGCATAG
- the LOC119069635 gene encoding cholinesterase 1-like, which yields MFRKLPFLIVVGIPIIFGHTAFEQNQSRTWKNTTFYAFRGIRFAESPTGVLRFKAPVPAKTWNNITAIFENELDRDGSDCPSPNTSYDEDCLFLNVYTKCLNESCLKPVIVFIHPGGFYIGSGSSANFGPEYLMEEDVVLVTFNYRLAFFGFTSMGTTDAIGNAGFKDQALALNWVHDHILHFGGDPSCVTLMGNSAGAMSVALHMVSPLSRHLFHRAFAVSGGILPQAKSPSSQPHLIEKLAQLIGCTSNATAFECVRNASTVSITNNLRKIFNFGWDNPVYPWLPVVEPKNGNEAPFLDEDPMKLLETGQYNTIPVMASVTKDETASSGMYLFEHRELLTQWVNDFSRVGPICMQYEANDTVSEALRKRYADFQIGDRDNLVDSFVRTAQAFSDAIITFPVYRFAQLVKRTNNVHYIKFNYRGPHSMFKCNSTIDKELCDAIKKLKIVEHTDDQQYLFTSSSVPRITDEFSPEGQIVRKFTKLVSTFAKTGFPYFGPNIMTNEAKYESDETYILFDSTFQIDKKPFIDSTMWDELFPVKWHTKTSHHS from the exons atgttcagGAAATTACCATTTTTAATCGTCGTAGGTATTCCAATAATATTTGGACATACGGCATTCGAACAGAACCAGTCGAGAACATGGAAAAATACCACATTCTATGCATTTCGCGGAATAAGATTTGCCGAATCACCAACTGGAGTTTTACGTTTTAAG GCTCCGGTGCCTGCCAAAACGTGGAACAACATAACAGCAATTTTTGAGAACGAACTCGACCGAGATGGTAGCGACTGTCCATCACCCAATACTTCATACGACGAGGATTgcttgtttttaaatgtttacaCCAAGTGCTTGAATGAATCATGCTTAAAGCCAGTTATTGTCTTCATCCACCCGGGAGGCTTCTACATTGGCTCTGGAAGTTCTGCCAATTTTGGGCCCGAATATTTAATGGAAGAGGATGTTGTCTTGGTTACGTTCAACTACCGCCTGGCATTTTTCGGATTCACAAGCATGGGTACAACGGATGCAATCGGAAATGCTGGATTCAAAGATCAAGCGCTCGCCTTGAATTGGGTTCACGATCACATTCTTCACTTTGGAGGCGATCCAAGCTGTGTGACATTGATGGGAAATAGTGCGGGTGCAATGAGTGTAGCTTTGCATATGGTCTCTCCGCTATCACGTCATTTGTTCCATCGAGCGTTTGCAGTGAGCGGTGGCATACTACCACAAGCAAAATCGCCGTCATCACAACCGCACTTGATCGAGAAACTAGCGCAGTTGATCGGCTGTACATCAAATGCAACTGCTTTCGAATGTGTCAGAAATGCATCAACTGTATCGATTACCAATAATTTGAGGAAAATCTTCAATTTCGGATGGGACAATCCAGTCTATCCTTGGCTACCGGTTGTTGAACCAAAAAACGGTAACGAAGCACCATTTTTAGATGAAGATCCAATGAAATTACTTGAGACTGGACAATACAATACCATTCCCGTTATGGCTAGTGTTACCAAAGACGAAACAGCATCGTCGGGAATGTACTTGTTCGAACATCGAGAACTTCTGACTCAGTGGGTGAATGATTTTTCTAGAGTCGGGCCAATTTGCATGCAATACGAGGCCAATGATACTGTGTCCGAAGCTTTGCGCAAGAGATATGCTGATTTTCAAATTGGCGATAGAGATAATCTGGTCGATTCATTCGTTCGAACAGCTCAA GCGTTTTCAGATGCGATAATCACTTTTCCAGTTTATCGTTTCGCTCAGCTGGTGAAGAGAACCAATAATGTCCATTACATTAAGTTCAATTACCGTGGACCGCACAGTATGTTCAAGTGTAATTCCACGATCGACAAGGAATTGTGTGATG caattaaaaaattaaaaattgttgagcACACGGACGATCAACAGTACCTATTCACATCGTCGAGTGTTCCCCGAATAACTGATGAATTCAGTCCTGAGGGTCAAATAGTGCGCAAGTTTACTAAATTAGTTTCTACCTTTGCTAAAACGGG ATTTCCGTATTTTGGCCCGAACATTATGACCAATGAAGCAAAATATGAGTCTGACGAGACGTACATCCTATTCGATTCAACATTTCAAATcgacaaaaaaccattcatCGACTCTACTATGTGGGATGAACTTTTCCCGGTGAAATGGCATACCAAAACATCACATCATAGCTAG